The Cystobacter ferrugineus genome contains the following window.
CCTCCAGCTCCCCCTCTTCCTGTGCCGCCAGCGCCTCGTCCGTCAGCCGTTGCGCTCCATCCAGCTCCAACCACACATCCACCCGCACCCCGTCCGCTCTTCCCCTCTTGCCCAACACCACCTGCGGTGCCGCATCCTCCAATATCTGCTCGATGTAGTKTCCCGGGTACTGTGGGTCCACCGGCACGTAGCAGCCCCCGGCCTTGAATATCGCCAGCATCGCCACCAGCAGCTCCGGCGAGCGGTCGCTCAAGACCGCGACCCGTGTCTCCGCGCCCACTCCCAGTGCCCTCAGCCTCCGTGCCACCTGGTTGGCTCGCGCATTCAGCTGCCGGTATGTCAGCTGCCGGTATGTCGGCCGCGAGTGCCCTCCCGTCGCCACCTCCACGCCAACGCAAGCCACCGCCTCCGGTGTCTCCCYCACCTGACGCTCGAACGTCTCCGCCAGGCTCCAGCGCTCCTCCAGCTCTCGCGCCGTGTCGTTCAACCTCCCGTGCAGCCCCTCCTCCTCCTCCGTCAGCAGCCGCACCTCGTGCAGCCGCACCTCCTCCAGCCCCTCCACCAGCGCCTCCAGCACTCGCTGGTGGTGCTCCACCATCCTCYTCACCGTCTTCTCGCTGAACAGCTCCGCCGCGTACTCCAGGCTCAGCTCCAGCGAGGACCCGTCCCCGAAGAACTGCCAGTCCTGCTCGCTCGCCGTCGTCCTTTCCCCCGCCAGCTCGAACTTCTTCAGCTCCACCCCCTCACTCCAGCCCTCCAGACGCGCCATCGGGAAGTTCTGGTGCCTCACCACCACCGGCACCAAGGGAATCTGGCACGGCAACGCCTCGTGCTCGAATCCCTCCAGCACCACCGCCTTCGTCCTCCGCAGCACCTCGTGAAGGCTCGGAGCGCCCGACAGGTCCAGCCTCAGCGGGAGGATGTCGACGGTGGACCCGCTCAGATCCCCCAACGCCCCCACCTGCGCTCGGCCCGCCACCGTCGTCCCGATGCACACGTCCTCGCGGCCCGTGTACCGGTTCAACACCACCGCCAGGCTCGCCACCAGGCTCATGAACAGCGTGGACTGCTGCTCCCGGCTGAGCTCCGCCACCTTCCTCGCCAGCTCGGGCGGGTAGCTATGCTGGAACGTCGCCGCTCTCCACGCCCTATTCGACGTCCGCGGGAAGTCGTACGGCAGTTCCAACCCGTCCTCGTACCCCTCCAGCTCTCCCTCCAGCAGCATCGAAATTCGGGACAAGAAACTCCTCCGACTGTTTTGCGCAACGGCGAAAGCGACACCACCATCGAGCCCGGCCCTTACGAGCGCCCTGAGTTCGTTGCCCCGGCGAATCCCCGCCGCTGGACTTCCGAATACGGCTCCGCCATGCAGACCAGCACCCGCCGGCTGCCTTCGAACGGATCTCGTCCGTGAGAAACCAGCATGTTGTCGATCAGCAACACGTCGTCCTTCTGCCACTCGAACGAGACCTTGTTGCGTTCGTAAGCGGAGCGGATCTGGTCGAGGACGTCGCTCCCGATGGCCGACCCGTCTCCGAAGTACGAGTTGCGCGGGAGGCCGCCCTCACCGAAGAAGGAAAGCATCATCTTCTGTGAAGCCGGGTCCAATGCGGAAAGGTGAAACAGGTGGGCCTGATTGAACCAGATCGTCTCACCGGTGAGTGGATGCGAAGCGAACGCCTGGCAGACCTGGATGGTCTTCAAGCCACCCTCGGTCCAGTGGTACTCTATGCCATTCTCGACGCAGAACTTCTCAACCTCTGCCTTGTTGCTCGTTCCAAACACCTCTTCCCAAGGCAGATCCACTCCAGCGCGGTAGTTCCGCACGTACCCGACCTTCTTCCGCGCGAACTCCTCCTTGATTTCGGCGGGGATCATCGCCGTTACCTTCGTCATGTCGGCCAAGGGCGTCCGGCCGCCTTTGCTCGCCGGCTCCACGCAGTGGAACAGCAGCTTCATCGGCCAGTCGCGCTGGTAGGCGTTCTCGCAATGCTGCGGAATCGACAGCTGCTTCGGGTACTCCGTCGCCGTGTAGAGGTTCTGCCCCAGGTCCGTACGGGGCGTCGACCGATAGGTATAGTTGAGGCGCCGGTCGAAGAAGCTGTTGGCAATGCTCTCGAAGCCATTCCTGCTACGGAAGCCTCGAAAGAGAATGGCCTTACACTCGGTCAACTGCCGCTCGAGTCCGTCACGGTTCGCTGAGACCCAATCCTCCAGCGCCGCTGGCTGCTGGCCAGGCGTGATGATTACGGGCCATGCCGCGCTATCCAAATTACCGGTCATACCGTCCTCCACGGAGCCTCAAAAGTACACACCCTGGCAAAGGTCTTTCAGCAAACGCGCCGTCGTCGGACCTATCCGGTACCTCATACCATCGACGCTACCAACCGGCACAATCCCGTAGACAGAGTTCGTCAGGAAGACCTCGTCCGCGTGTTCGAGATCTCGTAGCTTCAGGGTGGTTACCTCGCAGCGGATCCCGATTGCCTTCGAGTGGTCGAGGACCTTCTGCCGCACGATACCGCGCACACCGCACGCAGTCAGATCGGGCGTCCTCAAGGCTCCGTCGGCAACGAGGAACAGGTTGCTCGTGCAACCCTCGACGAGGTGACCACCGTGGTCGGTCAGCAGGCCATCGTGGTACTCGTCGTCCCACTCCCTCCTCGCGAGCACCTGGGGCAACCGGTTGAGGTGCTTCAACCCGGCCAGCTGTGGGTCATCGAGCGAGACGAGCGTTCGGCAGAGTTTGACGGCCACGCCTCTGTCCTCGTGGGCCAGCGGATACTTCGGGGCATCCGTGATGGTGAGGATCCAGTTCGGCCGGACGGAAGGGGCGCACCGGTATCCCCGCTCCGTGCTTCCCCGAGTGACGACGAGCTTGGCGACCGCCCTGGGAGCACCCCACCTGGCGATCGCAGCGGTCACTTCGCGCCGGATGTCCGGGCATTCGATTCCCAGCCGGCGGCAGCCCTCATCAAGCCGCGCCCAGTGTTCCGGGAAGTCGACCGGCGCACCGCCAACACACAGCATCGTCTCGAACAGGCCATCTCCGAACTGGAGTCCGCGATCCAGCACCGAGCAAACTGCCGAGTCCTCACCATTGACAGTGACGAAGCGCACGTTATCCCCTGTATGCAGGCGCGCTCTGATCGACGACCTCGCCCAGCCCTGGCGGCACCGCTTCGGTGTCACTGCCGAGATGCGCCGCGAGCGCGCTGATGGTGGGGACCTTCGAGAACTCCTGGATGCTGATCGTCTTATGGAACTGACTGTCGATCTTGTAGAGCAGCATGAGCGCCGGAAGCGAGTGCCCGCCCATCTCGAAGAAGTTGTCGTGGATCCCGACACTGTCGACCTGCAGCACCTCCTTCCACAGCTCCGCCAACTGCTTCTCCACCGGTGTTCGGGGTGCGGCTTGTCCGTCGGTGCCGGCCTTCCGAAGCAGGTCAGGCTTCGGCAGGGCCTGACGATTGACCTTGCCATTGGGCGTCAGCGGGATGCTGTCCAGCTGGACGAACGACCTGGGTACCATGTACTCCGGCAGAATCTCCGACAGGAACTGCCGCAGGTCGGACGCGGGGAACTCCTCCGCGGAGACATAGTAGGCGACCAGCTGGGCTTCCGCCGAGCCCACCACCTGGTCGTTCAGCTCGTAGCCAAGGTCCTTGATGATGCCCTCGACCCTCTCGACGTCGATGTCGGCCGAGTCGTCGAGCTCTCTCATCGCCTCTTCCCTGCTGATGTGGCCCATCCGGACGTCCCAGCTGTAGGGCAGGGAGTAGTTGTGGTACCTGCGCTCCTTGTTGTGAACGTAGATGCCAACATCATTGAGGAGACAGTTCGTCGACCGCCCGGTGTCAATCGGCCTGGCCCACCCGACTCTCTCCTGGATGTAGTCGTACATCTCCTGACGGCTGGCGTGGCAATAACGATAGAAGTCCACGAACCTGATGTTCTCGATGACCTTGTCGTTCTTGACGCAAGTAGTGTCGAGCAGGCGGCTCACGGCATCATCGATGCGATGGTAGATCTTTCGCGCGTCGACGAGGCTCTTCTCGAAGGCGGCGTTGTCGAAGGTCGACGTGCGGAACAAGGCCGAGAGGCGCGTTTCGAACAGTTGGCCCTTTGACAACCCCATGACCACGTGCTTGACACCGACCTCCTGCGCCAGGTTGATCGCAAACGTGTAGATGGTCTTGAAGCAGCCGTTGCACACATTGCTGTGTCGCTTCAGGCTGTCGACGAAGATCTCCTTCATGTGGCCGGTCGAGAGATAGCGGTGATCCACTCCCAGCCGGGCAACGACCCGGTTGATGTTCTGCTTCGCCTCCTCCGAGATGTAGCCGTTATCCAACGTGAAGGCCAATACACGGGCACCGGTTTCGATCATCCGACAGAGTGCATACGTGCTGTCTTTTCCGCCGCTGAGCGCCACGATGCAGTCGTACTTCGAGTTGTGGATGCTCTTCATCTCGGTGACGATCGACTGCAGCTCATCCATCGTGCTGAAGTAGTCGTCGACGACGCTGCGGTACTTGTCGAAGGCCTCGCAGTGGTTGCAGACCCCCTCGGCGGAGTACGTCGTATTCGGGAAGCTCGACGCCAGACCACACTTGGTGCAGTAGGTGAGCTGAGCGGCGGCCTGGCTCTGCGCGGTCTTGGTCGAATCGACGATGCATTCCTTGATCCCCGGATAGGAGAGAAGGGCGCTCTCGATCTCGCCCAGCTCGATCCGGTACCCCCGCAGCTTGATCTGCAAATCCTTCCGGCCGAGGAAGACGAGCGCGCCGCGCTCATTCACCCGGCCGAGGTCGCCACTGGCGTACAACCGCTCCCCTTCCACGAACGGATTGGAGATGAAGTGGTCCGCCGTGACTTGAGGCTTATCCTTGTACCCCAGGGTCACACCGTCGCCTCCGATGTAAATCTCGCCAACCTCTCCTGGCTTGACGGGACGCCGACGGTCGTCGAGCAAGTAGATCCGCATGTTGTCGATGCCCACTCCAATCGGCACCGACCCGTGCAGATCCACCGCGGGGTCGTAGCGGTGAATCATGCACCCCACGACGGTCTCCGTGGGGCCGTACTCGTTGTAGATCACCGCCCGGCCGTCCAGCCGCTTGTGGACGTCCCCCGCCGTCTCCGCTCGGAGGTCCTCTCCTCCCAGGATGAGCACTTTCAGCCGGCTTTGCGATAGGTCCGTGTTCCTGAGCAGGGCAAGGTGGGCCGGAGTGAGCTTCACGACGTCGACCCTATTGTCCTCCAGTACCCGGTTGATGACGGGGACGTCCTCGCCCAGGTCCGGGTACACATCGATGCAGCGTCCGGAGATCAGCGGAACGAAGATGGAGGTGACCGTGAGGTCGAACGACAACGAGGAGTACAGGGCAAAACTCTCGACCGCGTCGGTGACGTACTGCTTCTTCGCCCACCAGACGTAGTTCATCAGCGCGCGGTGCTGGACCATCACGCCTTTGGGAAGGCCCGTCGAACCCGAGGTGTAGATGCAGTAGACCTGCTGCTCGGGATCGACAGCGAGCCCGAGGTTGCTGGTCTCGCCCGAATAGATGGATGGATCATCCACGTCGATGACGAGCGTCGAAGCCGACCGCGGCTCGTCGAGGAGTGACCGCGTCTCCCTGTCGGTCAGGACGCAGGTCGCGCCGCTGTCCGTCAGAATGTAGTCCACCCGTTTGGCGGGCAATCCGGCGTCCACCGGAACGTACGCCGCGCCCGCCTTGATGATGGCGAGCAGTGAAACCAGACACGCAGGGGTCCGGTTCATCAGCACGGCCACCGAGCCTCGCGGGACCACGCCTTTCGCAACGAGGTACCGGGCGAGCTGATTCGCCCGGAAGTTCAGCTCCCGGTAGGTCAGGGACTCGTTCCCCGCCCTCGCCGCGACGGCGTCGGGAGTCCTGTCCGCCTGCGACTCGAACAGTTGGTGCACGCAGACGTCCGACGGATACTCGGCCTTGGCTGGTGGTACCGCCGTGTACGCATCACGCGTGCGCGCCGATTGGGTGGGTGCGATCTCTCGATTGTCCATCTGCACGGAATTCCCTTGCCGGTGAATCAGCGTTTGTTGCCTCTTGGCGAACCCGAGGGCGAAAGGGTCACGAAGCTCGCGTCCTCGTTACCACCGAGTTGTCGATCGCAGACAAGGCTTCGGCGATCCGCCCCGCCAGTTGCAGCACGTTCTCTCCCTGCAGGACAGTATAGTGATTGCCTGGCACCTGCACGATGTTCGCCCGCAGGGCCTTGCGATCCAGCGCGTCCCCCCACTCGCCCGTGTCGTCGTTCGAGGTGGCTCCGACCCGCTCTGAAGCCTCATAGAGGTACGTCTCCGGCCCGAGCGCCGCCGGCTTGAAGCCAGCGAACAGCGACAAGTAGTACTTCGTGGTCTTGAACCGGGCCAGGAGGTACTCCGATGACTCTTGCGCGACGGTGATGCCGAAGTGCCGAGCCAACTCCTCCAGCGCCGCATGCCCCTCCGAGGCGAAGGACTCCTCCGTCCATCCGCGCGACTCGAGGAGCTTCCCGGCAGCATCGACCTCGGCGACCGAGAAGCCGCGCCCCCGCATCGCGCCCAGGATGTTCGTCGCCGCGATCAGCGACGCCCAGCCGCGCTCACCCGCCAACCGCGGGATTGGCTTTGAATCCACGAGGCCCACGTACTCCACGGCGCAGCCCTGGTGCTCCAGCTCGCGAGCAATCGCCAGGGTGATGAGCCCACCAGAAGACCATCCGAGGAGACGGTAGCTCCCGTCGGGCTGAGCCCCGCGGATCGCATCGGCGTAGAAGCGCGCCAAGGTCTCGATTGTGTCGAACTCACGGGCGCCCTCCGACTGGAGCGCGTACATGCTGGCGTGCTTCTCCATCGCCTGGGCGAGCTCGCGGTAGGCATGGACCTGCCCGCCCACCGGATGGACGCAGAACAGGCTCGGCAGCGTCCCGTGGGTGGAGAGCGGCACGATCACGGAGGTGTCCTTCGCAGCGACCTCTCGTGCGTCGCTCGAGCCTTCCTCGCCTGGCTCCTCGGTCCCGAGCGCCTTGTCGATGGCCGCCGCGAAGTCATTCAGCACCGGAGAACCGAACAACGCACTGATGCCCAGGCTGACCCCGAAATGCCGCTGCACCTGCATCAGTACGCGATTGGCGAGCAGCGAGTGCCCACCGAGGTCGAAGAAGTTGTGCAAGCGGCCAACCTGCGGCGCGGGCATGTCGCCCTGCTTGAGGCACTCGGCCCACAGTCCCGCCAAGACCTTCTCCGTCGGCGTCTGCGGGGCGACGTAGACGCCGCCCACCTCGACTTTCTTGTGATCGGGCAGCCCGAAGCGGTCGAGCTTGCCATTGGGCAGGCGCGGCAGCGCTGGCAGGAACTGGTAGAGCGTTGGCACCATGTACGTCGGCAAGCGGGCCGACAGGTACTCCCGCACGTTTTCAGTCGACAGGGGACGGCCCGGCTTCGTGGCGGCGTAGGCAAGCAACTGAGGGTTCTTCGCCCCCCGTGGCCAGCCCAACACCGCCGACTCGAGGACTTCCGGGTGGCTCGCGAGGATCTTCTCGACCTGGCGGACGTCCACGCGATGGCCACGGATCTTGACCTCGTAGTCCCGGCGCCCCAAGAACTCCAGCGAGCCATCCTCAAGGCATCGCGCCATATCGCCCGTACGGTAGAGACGGCTACCCGGCTCGCCGAACGGGTTGGGGATGAACCGCTCGGCCGTCAAATCCGGCTGCCTCCAGTAGCCCCGCGCCGTCCCCGGGCTCTCGACGTAGATCTCCCCCATGATGCCCACCGGCACCGTCCGCAGCTCGTCGTCGAGCACCAGCGCCCGGGTGTACTGGATGGGCCGGCCGATCGGCACGAACCCCGAGCTGTGGAACTGCTCGTTCGGGACGCAGTAGGAGATGTCGTTGACCTCGGTACAGCCGTAGTTGAACCACGCCGTGCACGACGGCAGGGTCTCGCGCAGCTTCTCCATCAGCTCAACGGGGCACGGCTCCCCCGCGAGGATGACATGCCGCAGGGACCGCAGGCGCTCCGCCGCCCCGTCGACGTGGGACAGGATGGCATCGAGGTGCGACGGGAGCGTGTACAGCCGGGTGACCCGCCATCGCTCCAGGTGGAGCACGAAGGCCGCCGCGTCCTTGACCACGGTGCCGTCGATGAATACCTGGGGCACGCCCGCCAGCAGCCCCGTGAAGAGCTCCTTCATCGAGACCGCGAAGGCCGTGGATGTCTTCTGCGCCACCACCTCGTCCTGCCCGAAGGGCACCATCGCCCACAGCGGGTACAGCCAGTTCAGGATCTGCCGATGGGGAACGAGCACCCCCTTCGGCAGACCGGTGGAACCGGAGGTGTACATGACGTAGATGAGCTGCTCCGGGTCGATGCGCACCTGGGGATCGCTCGCATCGGTGGACGCCGCCAGCGCGTCATCGAGGTACACCAGCCGCCCTGCCTCCAGTGACAGGCGTGAGCCCAGCGCCCGGCTCGACATCACCAGAAGCGGCTGCGCATCGGCGACGATGTTGTTGATGTACTCCTGCGGATAGCTCGGATCGAGCGGAACGAAGCAGCCCCCCGCCTTGAGTATGCCCAGGAGTGCGACCAGCAGGTCCGGCGAGCGCTCGAACCACAACCCCACCCGCGTCTCCCGCCCCACCCCTCGCCCCATCAGGTGGCGGGCGACCTGATTGGCCCTTCGGTCCAGCTCCCGGTAGGTCAGGCTTCCGTCCGCGCCCATGCAGGCGACCGCGTCCGGCGAGGCCTCTACCCGCTCGTTGAACAACTCGACCGGGCTCTTCGACACGTCGAGCTTGCCGGTCTTCGTCGCGCCCCCGGAGCCCGACACACCGCCCTGCAGCGCGTCCCCGGCCACCAGCGGAAAATCCGTCAGCCGGCAGTCCGGCTTGTCCACGAGAGTCTGCAGCACCTGCTGCAAGTGCGTGATGAGCCGCTGGATCGTGCGCTCGGAGAACAGATCCTTCGCGTACTCGACCACCACCTCCAGCGTGCTTCCCTCGCCGATGAACTGGATGTCGAGCTCGTTGGGCGTCGTCCGCTCACCAAACTCGATCTCCCCGATACCCAGGTCGAGCCCCTGCTCCTGCGAGGTCACTGTCGGGAAGTTCTGGTGGCGGACCATCACCGGCACCAGGGGAATCTGGCTGCTGTCGCGCTGCTTCTGCAGCGCCGCCAGGATGTGCTCGAACGGCAGGTCGCGATGCTTCATGCCTTCCAGCACCTGCGCTCGCGCCCGCTGCAGCACCGTCTCGGCCGTGGGATTCCCGCTGAGGTCGAGCCTGATGGCGAGGATGTTGACGAAGAAGCCAATCAGGTTCTCGAGCTCGAAGTGGTCACGGCCCGCCACCGTGGCACCCACGCACAGATCATCCCGACCCGTGTACCGGTTCAGCACGATTGCCGTGCTGGCCATCAACGTCATGAACACCGTCGCCTGATGGCTCTTGCTCACCTCCGACAGACGGGTGGCGAGTTCCGCCGGGTACTGGTGCCGGACACTCGCGGCACGCCAGGTCCTGTTGGACGGGCGGGCGAAGTCGTACGGAAGCGACAACCCTTCCTGGTAGCCCTCGAGCGTCTTCTTCCAGTAGTCGAGGTGACTGCTGAGGTCCTGCTGACGCTGCCACACGGAGTAGTCGGCATACTGGATTGGCAGGACCGGCAGGTTCGGCTGCGAGCCCGTCTCGGCCGCCTTGTAGAACTCGTAGAGGTCCCGCAGCAGGATGTCGATCGACCACCCATCACAGATGATGTGATGCATGTTCATCAAGAACACGTGGTGATCGGGCGTCACCCGCAGGACCGAGGTCTTCAGCAGGGGGCCCTTCGCAAGGTCGAACACGTGGCCCGCGTGGGCCGCCATGCGGGCCGGGACTTCCGACGCATCGACCTCATATAGCGGAACCTCGATCCACAGGGAGTCGGCGATCCGCTGGACGGGATCTCCTCCGCCCTCGGAGACGACGAACGTCGTCCGCAAGGTCTCGTGGCGAGCCACCAGCCCGTTGATGGCGGCGCGCAGCGCCGGCATCGACAGCCCCTTGCCACGCATGTGGCAGGCGAAGGCAACGTTGTAGCTGCTCCGCTGCTCGACCATGTGCTCGTGCACGAACCAGAGCCGCTCCTGGACGTGCGACAGCGGAAGCGCCTGGCCGCGGTCCGTCATGCTGATCAGCCTCTGCGCCGGACCGTTCCGCTCGGCAAGAGCCGCGTCGACGGCGCTCGCAAAGCCCTCCAGCACGGGGGTCTCGAACAGGGTGTTGATGGGCAGTTCGAGATCGAACTTCTGCCGGATCCGCGAGAACATCTGGGCGGCGAGAAGCGAATGGCCTCCCAGTTCGAAAAAGTTGTGCGTCGCGCCGACGGTCAGGGGGGCCCGGCCCTGGCTGAGGACGTCGCTCCAGATTTCGGCCAGTACCTTCTCGGTTTCCGTGCGAGGCGCCACGTACCCCTCGGTCTGCTCCTCCACCTTGGGGTCGGGCAGGCTCAACCGATCCACCTTGTCATTGGGAAGACGTGGCAGCGCCGCCAGCACCTGGAAGATCGTCGGCACCATGTAGGCCGGCAGGGACGCCGACAGGTAGTCCCGGATCTCCTGGATGGGAGCAGCCCCCTTCGCCCTCGGCACGACGTAGGCGACCAGTTGCGGATTCGCCCCGCCGAGCGGCCAGCCCACCACCGCCACCTCGAGGATGTCGGGATGCGCCCCGAGGACCTTCTCGACCTGCCGGACGTCCACGCGATACCCGCGGATCTTCACCTCGTAGTCCCGGCGCCCGAGGAACTCCAGGGAACCATCCGGCAGGTAGCGGGCGAGGTCGCCTGTCTTGTACAGGCGCGAACCGTCCTCCGCGTGAGGGTTGGCGATGAACCGCTCCGCCGTCAACTCGGGAAGGCCCCAGTAGCCCCGCGCCGTGCTCAGGCTCTCCACGTACATCTCACCCATCGCGCCGACGGGCACCATCCGGAGCTCTTCGTCGAGGACGAACACCCGCGTGTTGCGGATGGGCCGCCCGATCGGCACGAAGCCCGTGTTGCCAGCCTGGTCCCCTGGGTCGCAGTAGGTGACGTCGTTGATCTCGGTGCAGCCATAGATGTACCAGGGGGTGACCCACGGCATGGCCGCCCGGAGCTTCGCCAGCAGCTCTGTTGGGCAGGGCTCGATCGAGATGTACAGGTGGCGCAGCGAGCGGAGGCGCTCGTACGCGCCATTCACGCTCGAGAGAATCGCCGCCAGCTGGGAGGGAAAAGTATAGAGCCGCGTGACGCGCCACTGCTCCAGCTCACGAACGAAGCTGGCAACGTCGCGGACAGTCGCATCGTCGATGAAGACCTGCGGGACACCCGCGACCAATCCCGCGAAGAGTTCCTTCACTGAGATGGCGAATGACGTGGACGTCTTCTGGGCCACCACTTCGTTCTCGCCGAACGGCACCCGCGCCAGGAGTGCATGCAGCCAGTTGAGGATCTGGCGATGGGGCACCATGACGCCCTTCGGCACTCCGGACGAGCCCGACGTGTACATCACGTACGCGAGCTGCTCCGGCAACACCTTCACAGGCGGGTCGCGGGTCTCGCGCGCCAGGAGCTGTTCGTCATCGAGGTAGACGATCTGCTCCTCGCCCGAGCGGAGGCGCTCGCCGAGCGCCCGGCTCGACACCACCATCCGCGGCCGGGCGTCCGTCAGGACCTGCTGCATGTAATCGGCGGGGTACTGCGGATCCAACGGGACATAACACCCGCCCGCCTTGAGGACGCCCAGGATGGCGATGAGCTGCTCGGCGGAGCGCTCGAACAGGACGCCCACGGGAACATCCGGCCCGACGCCTCGCGCGATCAGGTGATGCGCGAGCTGGTTCGTCCGCCGGTTGAGTTCTCCGTAAGTCAAGCGCCCCTGGCGGCCGAGACACGCCGTGGCGTCAGGCGCCCTCTCGACCTGGAGGTTGAACAAGTCAACCACGCTCTTGGACAGATCCAGCGATATCCCCGTCTCGTTCGAGCGGGAGATGACGTTGGCGTCTTCGGAGTCGAGGAGCGCGAAGTCAGACAATTTGGTGGCCATTCGAAATCTCCCAGGAGGTCCTATTGTGCTGAATGTTGCTCAGAGCTGCGCTTTGCCCTTGATCGAAACGACGACCTTCTCCATCGCGGGAGGAATGGCCTTGAGCTCGACTTGATCGTAACCCGTGTTCTTGAACATCCGCTCCAGATCGGAGTAGGCGTAGGTCTCACCGCCGGGCGTCGTGCCGAGCATCATCATGCTGAACGTGGCGGCAAGCGGAGGCGACGTCCGGTCCTCGTTCGCGATGAACTCGAACGTCAGCACACGGCCGCCCTCCTTCAGGGCAGCGTGGGCCTTCTTGAGGATCTTCTCGCAGCCCGCCTCGTCGAAGTGATGCAAGAAGTTCGTCAGGAGGATGACGTCCAGCTCCTTGCCGAAGTCCACGGAGAAGGCATCTCCCGGGCGGAACTCGACCCTGTCGAGAACTCCCGCCTTCGTCGCGTTCTCGCGCGCCACCTGTAGCACGTTTTCCCAGTCGAGGAACGTCACATGCGCCTTCGGATTCCGCTGGGCGATGGCCAGGCCGAAGAGGCCGTGGCCGGCGGCGACATCGAGCACCTTGAGCGGCTGGTTCGCCTGGCGGTCCGCCAGTTCCGCGAGCAGGAGGGATGGCAGGGACATCATCGGCGCCATCGCGCGCGCGAACGTCACCCACTGCGGATGATCTGGCGCCACCACCCCTTTTTCCGGCAGCGTCAACTCGCCCGTCCGCACCACCGACGCGAGGTCCTTGAAGCCGTCCATGATGTACGGCGACAGAAGGAAATCAATGCTGCCGCCCAGATAGCCGGGCGACTTCTTGTCCAGAAACAGGGCCATCTCTCGCGTGAGGAAGAACAGCTCACCCGCGTTCTTGAGGAACCCGATCGACACGAGGAACCGGCAGAGAATGCGGATGCCACGCGGCGACGCGTTGCAGGCCTTCGCGATCTCGGCCAGGGTCTTGCCCTTCTCGCCAACGACGTCGAACACGCCGAGCTCGATGGCCGCCTTGACGGCGGCGGTCCGGTAGTACGCATTGACCGTCGTGTAGAAGAGATCGAAAGAAAACGCGGAGGCTTGGTTCTGAGCGGTCATTATTTGGGAATCCGTTTTCTCGCTACAACACACACTCAAGCAGTGCCGCTCGCACGAGCGCCACGACCTGCGACTTGTGGGAATTCAGGAAGAAATGGCCACCATCTATTGCGTACTGGCTCGCGCCGCCCGTCGTCAGCTCGGACCACCGCTGGACGAACTCGCCGTCGACCAGGTGGTCGCTCTCGCCTCGCAGGATGCTGACGTCGCACGTCAGGGTGGGTCCGGGGCGAAACACATACG
Protein-coding sequences here:
- a CDS encoding amino acid adenylation domain-containing protein: MATKLSDFALLDSEDANVISRSNETGISLDLSKSVVDLFNLQVERAPDATACLGRQGRLTYGELNRRTNQLAHHLIARGVGPDVPVGVLFERSAEQLIAILGVLKAGGCYVPLDPQYPADYMQQVLTDARPRMVVSSRALGERLRSGEEQIVYLDDEQLLARETRDPPVKVLPEQLAYVMYTSGSSGVPKGVMVPHRQILNWLHALLARVPFGENEVVAQKTSTSFAISVKELFAGLVAGVPQVFIDDATVRDVASFVRELEQWRVTRLYTFPSQLAAILSSVNGAYERLRSLRHLYISIEPCPTELLAKLRAAMPWVTPWYIYGCTEINDVTYCDPGDQAGNTGFVPIGRPIRNTRVFVLDEELRMVPVGAMGEMYVESLSTARGYWGLPELTAERFIANPHAEDGSRLYKTGDLARYLPDGSLEFLGRRDYEVKIRGYRVDVRQVEKVLGAHPDILEVAVVGWPLGGANPQLVAYVVPRAKGAAPIQEIRDYLSASLPAYMVPTIFQVLAALPRLPNDKVDRLSLPDPKVEEQTEGYVAPRTETEKVLAEIWSDVLSQGRAPLTVGATHNFFELGGHSLLAAQMFSRIRQKFDLELPINTLFETPVLEGFASAVDAALAERNGPAQRLISMTDRGQALPLSHVQERLWFVHEHMVEQRSSYNVAFACHMRGKGLSMPALRAAINGLVARHETLRTTFVVSEGGGDPVQRIADSLWIEVPLYEVDASEVPARMAAHAGHVFDLAKGPLLKTSVLRVTPDHHVFLMNMHHIICDGWSIDILLRDLYEFYKAAETGSQPNLPVLPIQYADYSVWQRQQDLSSHLDYWKKTLEGYQEGLSLPYDFARPSNRTWRAASVRHQYPAELATRLSEVSKSHQATVFMTLMASTAIVLNRYTGRDDLCVGATVAGRDHFELENLIGFFVNILAIRLDLSGNPTAETVLQRARAQVLEGMKHRDLPFEHILAALQKQRDSSQIPLVPVMVRHQNFPTVTSQEQGLDLGIGEIEFGERTTPNELDIQFIGEGSTLEVVVEYAKDLFSERTIQRLITHLQQVLQTLVDKPDCRLTDFPLVAGDALQGGVSGSGGATKTGKLDVSKSPVELFNERVEASPDAVACMGADGSLTYRELDRRANQVARHLMGRGVGRETRVGLWFERSPDLLVALLGILKAGGCFVPLDPSYPQEYINNIVADAQPLLVMSSRALGSRLSLEAGRLVYLDDALAASTDASDPQVRIDPEQLIYVMYTSGSTGLPKGVLVPHRQILNWLYPLWAMVPFGQDEVVAQKTSTAFAVSMKELFTGLLAGVPQVFIDGTVVKDAAAFVLHLERWRVTRLYTLPSHLDAILSHVDGAAERLRSLRHVILAGEPCPVELMEKLRETLPSCTAWFNYGCTEVNDISYCVPNEQFHSSGFVPIGRPIQYTRALVLDDELRTVPVGIMGEIYVESPGTARGYWRQPDLTAERFIPNPFGEPGSRLYRTGDMARCLEDGSLEFLGRRDYEVKIRGHRVDVRQVEKILASHPEVLESAVLGWPRGAKNPQLLAYAATKPGRPLSTENVREYLSARLPTYMVPTLYQFLPALPRLPNGKLDRFGLPDHKKVEVGGVYVAPQTPTEKVLAGLWAECLKQGDMPAPQVGRLHNFFDLGGHSLLANRVLMQVQRHFGVSLGISALFGSPVLNDFAAAIDKALGTEEPGEEGSSDAREVAAKDTSVIVPLSTHGTLPSLFCVHPVGGQVHAYRELAQAMEKHASMYALQSEGAREFDTIETLARFYADAIRGAQPDGSYRLLGWSSGGLITLAIARELEHQGCAVEYVGLVDSKPIPRLAGERGWASLIAATNILGAMRGRGFSVAEVDAAGKLLESRGWTEESFASEGHAALEELARHFGITVAQESSEYLLARFKTTKYYLSLFAGFKPAALGPETYLYEASERVGATSNDDTGEWGDALDRKALRANIVQVPGNHYTVLQGENVLQLAGRIAEALSAIDNSVVTRTRAS
- a CDS encoding class I SAM-dependent methyltransferase is translated as MTAQNQASAFSFDLFYTTVNAYYRTAAVKAAIELGVFDVVGEKGKTLAEIAKACNASPRGIRILCRFLVSIGFLKNAGELFFLTREMALFLDKKSPGYLGGSIDFLLSPYIMDGFKDLASVVRTGELTLPEKGVVAPDHPQWVTFARAMAPMMSLPSLLLAELADRQANQPLKVLDVAAGHGLFGLAIAQRNPKAHVTFLDWENVLQVARENATKAGVLDRVEFRPGDAFSVDFGKELDVILLTNFLHHFDEAGCEKILKKAHAALKEGGRVLTFEFIANEDRTSPPLAATFSMMMLGTTPGGETYAYSDLERMFKNTGYDQVELKAIPPAMEKVVVSIKGKAQL